The DNA region TTTTCCCCATTgcaagacttagaaaaaaaaatcaaggagtTGAAGACCACCTTCAACACCCCTCTCGGCTACAAaccaagaaaaaccaaatccaaatcaagccaccccaaaattatttccttggtataaatcaactatttagaagtccctaagtaacgtggaagagttgtttgggtcatccaaccattagttgtgcccaattgcaaaccctaactattgaaggaagtgaagaaggaaggtaagcattcattatgtttttgtgttatgaaggttatattcatgttgtagtatcttatagtggttggaaatcatgaaatatagtatgattgggagtgggtcgtgtgatgggtgttgttgtgttgtgattgaaattatgaattaatgtttagttagttgattgggatcattgtaaggtgaagaacaattgagaatcctccatatatgtgtatatatagtgttgattgaaatgggtcacattatatgacgatgaacgaatgaacgtcgcttaatgttttaatcgccgtcgctatgaatcttatgttggaaatgaatgtttgttgactcaaaatgatgttgttaatgtgcggactgttttttggaggttattgtatatttattgtaattggtatattgatgagatagcattgttagaatgtaatttgaggatacaaaccatgatttggaaatgaagaaaaaaatttttaaagggctgtctcggttggggctgttttcggccagcttggaaaaaaaaaaaatcgggttgttggaaatgtggtatgaattgcttagaatgcccttgaatgttgttagtatgggtttgggttaataatcaaatgtacgaacgatattgtggctttaaagtaagccatggaattgaataattgggaagtTGTCAAATGGCATAAAAGAGAGCTACCATTATTATTTTGCTTTTCGGATTGgttgtcaatgttactaggttggttattgtggttgttgttgttgattttgagcgagttaaattctcggggtagcctatttacaggggaaatgctgcccggatttctgtagaattaagggcgaaattggaatttaatgcccaaaaagtctttagctaatgtttggcattttatggcttgtttgtagaccttgggcagcccgaatcatagtttggacttagcttgagttggatcatattggagagcgtttgaggtatgtaaagcaaccttccttcttttggcatgccttagtttcacataggctagattggagctttaagggaattccaaattcgagatccgagcatgttatgatccatatatatatattctttggcactcttatgtatgtttttatgaaatatgaaccatgatgtatttgaagtaatcgctttccgaaattcgcatagaaaatgttcgctttaaggaattttgtaatctctgaatgccatatttttcgcatagaggctcggatcgctccaataatttttataggagtttgcttgatgtataatgggtatgtttttcataggcggactcagttcgggtctatactcgtccgtgggtcccgcgacgccctttatgtaaattcgacaactttgaatcaaaaagtgataattattatttcgatttcaaatatgactattttacttatccttcggatttataataatgattttatgcatatgattcctcactactccgctcgtgcctactatgatatcgttcgccggttcccgggccggttctgttgtcgtgcgctttttgatatattccggtgttatgctgtgtttatggttcaccatgctccttgctcgagggccgggttccacttatgtttggcgttatgctgtgtttggcgttatgctgtgttgtgatgtgtgacggggattcggagatttgaaactttctggtgttatgctgtgttgtggcgccatcgacaggcgggcgaccacattttccagtgccctatgcataatttatactttgggaataaacattttgatatgtattattttctatatatctgattcgattattattcagatttatttctgtaccttctgctttgcatactcagtacatatttcgtactgacccccttctccgggggctgcgtttcatgcccgcaggtacagacgcacagcctggtgatccacctgtttaggacaccctttctgctattcggagtgctcctctctttccggagcttatacttttggtatatatatttattagtgcatttgtatatattcgttcatgggtacggcggggccctgtcccgtcatatgattctgtcggtctgtttagaggtctgtggacatgtttgtgggttagggtctttctgtatgaatgtatgtacatgtcgtttgggcgatcccatacgccgaggcggccggtccgcatatgttgtttgggcgaccctatacgccgaggcggccggtccgcatatgtttatatattgcttggttagccctgtgtggctttcgttggtattttctgcgtgcagggtatattggatagtccgtaaaacaaaggaaactctgccgaaatttttctggaaattacctaaatttgaaataaagccttgtcggcttccgccatatactagaatgagttgatagaatttgagataatatttaatagatgggttcgggtgcccagatcgggcactagtcacggcctacgaggttgggtcgtgacaggaaacctttttgcgcaaagttcgaaaagcgatttttcaaatacataaaggttcatatttcatcagatcatacataagagtgccaaagaacatatacggatcataacatgctcggatttcggatttagaattttccttaaggctctaatttagcctatgaaaactaagacatgccaaaaagaaaggaggttgctttacatacctgttagcggctattcgtaacccgttcgtctcgtcgctcttttagcctatttatataaaagtaacgttatcgttagtaactatattttctagtccacaattctataacccatttctcattgaacctatattttagtttatatatcatcgtttagggttttctattatctaaaaatctagcgaaatccggcagcacttcccctatacattcgcctatcccaaattttcaattgctctcctgttgacacagacataccaacaacaacatatggatacaatcatatcttcaattccttcaattcaacgaaaacaacaacatattcatatcaacaaaatttcaactttaactttctaatcctttcgccatataatccatgataacaacaaccataccactaattaaacttaatttaccatagctagtttaaattggccccatacggctcaaactccacttccatatcaacatacacaactcttgcaatCTCTTTCACATCCActaattcatacaaagactaatcatcttctaaaatatgtaggaaaatattaaaccttaccttaataaaTTTGGCAAAAAAATATACCGAGGAGAGAATAGTTCTTACCTAATATGGCAaaaaaataatcttcttccaccttactttgcTTTGAAGAAATTTCTGATTTGCTATTACCCGGAGAAAACCAACGCGGGGGTAACCTTTATGTCGTTCTTCGCATTTTTGCTTcagcgtaattttttttttcctcaaacgTTACTGCCAATTTCCTTGTATGGAATTTCTCCAATTAGGATGATTACCAATACGTGTATGGCCTTCCCACAATTAAAAAGTTGATGTAAAGTCTTCATCTAATAAATGCCTtagaaagaatatatatatagccTCCATAAAGGGCTGCTATATAAATTATGGTATACTAAAATTATGGGGGATATTGCAAAACGTGAGTTATAGGGGATATTGCAAAACGTGAGTTGCTGCTCATGTTTCATCAAATGGATTGTCAAAGAAGTGACCAACAAATATATATTTGTACCTTGCCATTTTACACATGGCATTCACTTGGCCCATCTCTTTTGATACTTATCAGATTAGCCACCACATCATTTATGTATAACATATTTAAATAGCCTTCTTCCAAGTGTCCAGGACATGTGTCCATGTAATAattatccaaaaatcttaatttcttaTCATTTTCCACAATTCTCAATCTAACCAATTAAACACagaattaatttcttgatctcaattcatttaaaaagtaatcatttttaatacacttcatattcATTGTCATGATCATGTGACATAGCAGTAGTCCACAGTCCCTTtttgtacacacaaaatattattttcaatcactgTCATTCactttcgagtcttaaataatttcgggacttcattccttttaCACATTGATTTCTTGATtcccatacttgaatatgactaaATCCTCCGTGCTTGGATAAATTTACTTACGTTGGACGGTCCAATTTTCCTAatacaaaaatgcgggatgtTATGGAGTCAGATGGAAACTCATCAGAAAAAAATTATTGCTGGCCAAATTTCTTAATTATAAAGAATGAATAGGTAATGATAATGTCTAATACATGTCCAAAATCCATGTGGTAACGTGGATAATATGCCACCCCTccaattattttaatataaaaagtaaAATCATAAGATATAATCTCATAcactaatattttaatatttctttGAAATACATAAGCTTCCAAAACTTTTGTTATTGAAATATCATATCAACTTAAACATACACGTATTTCACAAAAACTAATACATCTAGAAATCATGTTCGTCAAATTATAATCTTTCCTCAACCTAACATCAAGAGTACAAATTATTGTACTATCAATTCTCATAATGGAAAAAGATAGCTTTTCataagagaaaataatttatgtacccataacaaataaaatctcaTTTTCTAAATGTCCTCATACCGCACACATAATTAAAAATGTATCCCAGAAGTAGTAACAGTAATAACTATAGAAAATCATGCTTATCAAATATCTACTAAAAGGGGTTTACTTAAAAGAAAATACCATATCAAGACCATATATAACAGTTTCAAAATTCATCAAACttattccgttactaatgtcattgaaCTCGTACACTTTCCAACTTGTGAAAACGCGAGATGTAACGTAATGGAAGCTGAAAAAAGCTAACATGCATTTGGATTTGAATGACCTGTCATCagaaacaaaaaattaaaatggTGGCTCAATTAATGTCATGTAGGAATTAGGAATAACCACTGAGATTTGTTATACTTTCTAAATGGTTGTTGAAATTTGCAGCTTTCTTCAATCTATATTGATCAAGTATGAAATTTAACTGCAAAGAGAATCTGAAAGAGGAACATTTTATTTTTTCACTTTGTTTGAACTCTTTACAATGAATTTCCATGTCATTTAGACTTGTGTTGGCGTGGTTCGTATATCTGCAAGTTTTGATGGACAAAGTTGATTGCCTGCATTAAAATAGCAGTACTACCCCAAGATGAGAATGTTAAAGCTCTATTCCATCTGTAACAATAAAATGTTTCAGTTGTCTATTCACCTGCTATACAATCTATTTTGAGCTATCACTTACAGAACATGATATCAATGACTCAATAAACAAGAATCTGTTGGTTTCCACTTTCTTGGTGCAAATAAGAAGTTGAAGTGCAACAACATGAAGGAATTGAGAGGAACAATGCTTTGTGAAGATCTCCAACAGCTATGTCTTTCTTTATTAGCGAAATGATGTAGTCCATGAAAGCTGAATCACAGGGTAATGTAATAGGGCCAACACTTGGTAGCCCAAACTCTTCTTCAGACACGTTTAGAAGTTGCGCAATGGCCTCATTTTCAAGGTAAGCCAAGGGACACACATAGCGCCTTTGATCAATTGTATAGACTACAAAGTGGCCTTTTTCAACTATAGAGGATGAGGATGTACTGCAACTGTCTGTATTAGTTTCATTTCTTGGAAATGAAATCCTCTTCCTCTGCTTGGCGGCGAACTTTTGCCATCTCTTGACCATGGTGATGAGTTTCTTTTTACTGAGCATCATCTCTTCTCTGGAAGATTGTAAAACAAGAAATAAAACTAGAAATTTAAGGGACCTTAAAGGACAGAAGTGATAATGCTTGTTTTAGGATGAAAGACTCATGAAAGGGGGATTATTTATACAAGAGGTTGTAGACAGGCCTTGTAGTTAGAGACGAAGTTTTGCTACTAACAATAAGAGGAAAGCCATGTGCTGATGCCTGTTGTTCATGTAAACATGGGGCCATAAATTGGTGATAAGTTCATCTCTTCACTTTGGTTGGCAGCAAATTGGACCTATTAGTTAAGCTATCAGCTCACACCAGTGCCAGTAATTTGAAACCATTGAATGAAGAATTTCTGGTAGAAGGCAAAACCATGTGCTGCTCCCATCTGTTAGTTATTTGAAACTACAGAGAAAACAAAGAAGGTTTAGCAGAAACTTTTTCATTCATATCATATTCCAAaaggcatacatacatatatctacATAATACATTTCAAAAGTTAGTAGGACACCTTACTTATCCAACCACTATTGTCCTTTCCTACTAGACGCATTCCACAAAACAAGGAGCACCATTCCTTTACAAActaaacaaaaatatcaaaataggAAATGTTAAATTTAAGACTATCCAGAAAAGTCTCATTTTTCTAACACCATCTTGGTCGTGTAGATAAGGGATCTTTTAATTGTCATCTTGGCTTCTTGTGTTACAAAACCACATCTTTAAAGTCAATGTATCTTTTGAGTAAAATTTGTCAACAGTGTTACTCAGGGGCAAAAGATTTTGTAATTAGTTCAATACCTCTTTTTTCTTTGGTGGATAGCTGTACATGGGAAGAAAGACAAAGATCATTCATTACAAAATACTGTAGTTTATGCATAAGAAACAGAATTATTAGAACTGGAATTCAATAAAACCAAAAGAATAATGCTCAACTTATACTTTCTTTTAGTTCTGTTAGATGGGAAATATAGCCTAAAGTCTTCTATTTGAAGTGCATGGTTCTTTTGTTTCAGCATATCTGAATTGTAGCCCTCTTTTGGAAGTTTACCTATTAGTTAAATCAAGCAAGTAGCTGTAAAAAAGTTATAGAGGATGGACACTGGAGGAATGGTTATGTTAATTTTGGTAAAGCGAAAATCATGAGTTAACACTATCGATAGTGCTAAAACAAACTAAGCAATTAGCTACCTAAGATGTTGGTCTTTTGCAATTAACTCAATGAgacttttttattttactttttttttttttttttgttctttgagTAGGGGATTGATCAGATAGTTCCACAAACCCGTATTTGGTGCATACCCTTCTAGATTTGAAGTATCAGTGTTTCTTGATTTCATTCAGGATAGCTGGATGATAATTTTTTACAGAAGTTGGCCTTTGAACAAAGTTTACTTTTATATTATTTGAACATCATAGTTAATGCAGCTTTTTAGATGACTTTCTTTTAGATCAGAAATTCCACCATATCCTGTTATCCACTTGAATGTGATATTCATACTGCCACTTCAATAGAATAAAATGGAAATATAAAAGGGAACGAGTGTTAATTCAAATAAGCCTCTTGCAAGCCTGCATTCAAGTTTCGAACATTTCCGGGTAGAGCTGCTAGCTATAGTTCTAGAAAATTGTAGTCCTGGATATGTATTAGTCAAAAACCAAAGCGTTGGATCCCAAGTTCATTGTTGCTCACTGCTTGTTTTGTGAATACTTTTGAATCCCAAAAATTGACTGCATAAAATTTGTTCGTACTGAAGATATTTTTGATGTTCTAAACAGTTTGTATGTATTTAAGTAGATAGGATCCCAACTTGTAATTGGCTTTACTTTTGAGGGGAACTACACAGTTCTATGTAGTATACCTGATAATTTCTATATAACTGTTTCCATTCTCAAAAAAATTTGTTCGTACTTCTCTGTTATTCCTTGTCTCTAAATATTGCCATTGTTAATGTAGTCCCATTTGAATTCATAGGACTACTAGAAAGCGAATAGAAAGAAATTTGTTTTCTTAAATTATCAAAGAATAATAGAACAATCTGGGGGGAAAGATGGAGCTTTGATTAATAATTAGATGTTAATATTATATACACTTTGCTCATCATGTATCCATTACAAATTGTATCACAGTTAGCTTAACAAACTAGCAATTGTGGATTCCTTTGTTCTTGAAGGTGTGAATCTGATGAGCATCGGCTGGAAGTGAGTGATACAAGCAAAGCGTTCTGAAAATCCGCAGCTACACCTCTTTTGAGGAGTGATATGATGTAGTTCATGAATAGTGCATCACAAGGTAATGTGATCGGGCCATCACTCGGAAGTCCAAACTCTTCTTCAGACGTGTGCAAAAGTTGTCTGATTACCTCGTGTTGAAGATAAGACAAAGGAACCACAAATCGCTTCTGATCAGTTGTATACACCACAAAATTCCCTTTGCTAACAAAAGAAGATGATGTGCTGCAACTCTCTGCATCATGGAAATTGGATCTTGGAAAAGAGATTCTCTTCTTCTGCTTGGCTGCAAACTTCTGCCATTTCCTTGCCATTTTGATGAGTTTCTTAATACTGATCATATTCATCTCTTTGGGATATTTGAAAGAAAAAATTTAATGATCTTTTAGAAGGTTTGAATAAGTGCTATCTGCTTGATGGTTAAAATGGTTCATGGAGGCAACTTATTTATAGCTGATGCTAGAGAATGAATTTTAATTGTAGCTGAGGCTACTAATCTCAGTTGCCAACTTGAGATAAGTAGGCAGGCAGAATCATGTGCTTTGTCTAGTATGGGACCTTAAGAGTTGTGGACATGGCTGGTTGTCTAGTTTTAGGCATTTATTCAATTTTCTGTCACCATATCTTTAACCAAGTAGTCCAGGACTAAGTCATCAACTTCATCCATTCTTGTGGCTTCTATTCGTGAGGCTGTCTTTTGACAATGACAGAGTAGGCAAAACCATGTGAAACTTTGCCATTGTCTCTCACTAGTTGGTATGAAACTTACCGTTAAACTTATATATATACTTGGACACAAATGATTTGAGTAAAACACATAACCAGATTCAGAAAAACCTTCCATTTTCTGTGCGAAATAATTCTTGTTCTTTATTTTCCTTCACCATTTAGAGTTAACAAATATCCCTTGAGACAATGGGTATCAAAGTGACTCCATTTATTTAGGCTAGTCGAATCGTAAGGAGGCCTTTAACATCTGGAGGTGTTCCAAAAGGGCATTGTGCAGTATATGTAGGAGAGAGCCACAAGAAGTGATTTGTGGTGCCAATATCATACTTAATCCATCCTATATTTCAAAAGTTGCTCACTCAAGCTGAAGAAGAGTTCGGTTTTGATCATCCAATGGGTGGTCTCACAATACTTTGCAAAGAGGATGTATTCATCGATCTCACTTCCCGCTTTaggagatcatgagttggatcaTGGTGCAAATTCTTCTGCCCATGAGATTTTGTAAAGCAATAGGATTagaaatgaaaaagaagagaTTGTAGAGAGGGAACTTTCACTGTATAGTTGAGAACCACAAGAACCTTGGAggaaccaccaccaccaccaccaccccccccccccccctccccccaacccAATCATGTCAATGTAAGACTGACAGAAGTTGTATTTCTAATTAATCAATCTTTAGTCTTATTTGCAAAGACAATTCCCTTATTACAGTCGTGCTGCTGAACAAGTATTTAAGCAGCTGCTGCATGCCTATAGCTGCACTAGTATGAAGAAGAGTAGTGCACTAGGGAATGTCATTCAACGTAAAAAGAATAATtcgaaccaaaaaaaaaaaaaaaacaagattttTTGTATGAGCATCTCACTCAGAATCACCTAAAGTTTTCTGGAAGGTCCACAGATATAGGCCACCCGACATTCATAACTAGATTTTCAATGCTAGAAATTAAATGTTGTAGTCATCCAGGGCTATATATACAAGTACATCAAGCAGAAAATTATAGCCTCTTCTACATTCTTTCTAATCAAACAGGTAAATGGACTTAAAGTTCTGAAAGACATGTGTAAAGAAGCAGGAGATACACACTATATATGGATCATCATTGATTATTCGATTTGTCCTTGAAAGAATCGTGTTACTCGCGTATAACAAGAGAAAAGAATTACAGATAAACTGCACAATTATATGACTATATGATGATTATCCTTTCTATCTATACAAATCTTGTCCTAAATTCAGTATATCATGTCCATGCCAAGTTGAGAATCACAAGGCACTAGTGCAGTAGCCCCATAATGACCAAACACAAAGCTGTTTTCTGCTCTTGGTGGTGCAAGTGAATTACAGCAGGCCTCACACACAAACAATGGTGGGACAGCCTCAGAATCCTCGATGCCACAGCAGCGAGTATGCTGCCATATCTCACATATATCACAGGAAATCATCCTTTCACCGTCATCATCCCGGGCCCCACACCTACAGTTCACCTTCCAGGTATCAGACCCTCCTTCATTCTTCAACTCACTGTCCAAATCCAACCCAAAACCCCTCACCCAAAGTTCTGACCCTGACTCAACTATCCCAAATAGCACTTCATTATCCTCCAAATGTTCCATCCCTACGATGTCCGTCACCATCAAATTGTCCATAATGCAGTAAGTATCCCTCATTGCAGATTCCACCGCTTTCTTAAGATCACCAATCGTTGAATGTAGCGGAACTTCAACTACTTCGCCAGGGGGATGTCCCTTTGTAAGTAAATCTTCCAGGCCAATACAACTTGGCAAAATGCAACAAATGAACCTCAACAAGCTGTCATCCGGATCATCCCTAAACAGCCATTCCTTCACAAATTGCTTACTATCCAAAACTGTCCTCACAGCAAAGTTCATCACATCAGATTGCCCGAAGCTCAAAAGCAGATTATTATACAAGCAGAAAACATCAGTGTGCACATCTGTTCCAGGATTAACATAATAGTCCTGGCACCTTGACATGTTGCCATATTCCTGCAAACAAAAGGAACGTCGATGTTGAGACAACTCATAGCAAGGAAACAGCTAATTTTATTTAGATAAACAAAATTCAGATCTTGTTGAGTTACATAAAAAGTCTCATATCAGGTGTACAAGAGCATCCAAAGGGGTTACAAAAGTTTTTTTTGCTGGTCGAATGTTCAGATTCATATTGCTCATTTAGTTGACTGTATTGTAATCTTTCTTGATTAAATCAGTAGATTTAGGGTAAAAGTGTATCCCTTAGGTACTGTACATGCACCTTTTGATGCATACGGTTCAAAATATTTGTGAATCAATGTATGTCACCTTCATCAAGGAGGAGGAATTCATGGGTACCTTTTCTTGTTCAGGCTGATCACAATTTCGAAGTTCCTGAATCGTGTACTCCAAAACCCTCGTGGCTCGGTTCACTGCACGACGAACTACATAGCCTCCAACAATCACATTATTCATTGATTTCAGTACATAATCAATCAACCCTGTATCACCAATGTGGAGACGAGCAGCATCCCGAGCTTCTTGCCTGCTCATCCCACAACTCCCAAATCTGTTTGTTGCTTCTCTCTTTTCTCTCAACGCATCAACAATCACATCAGCAGTAAACTCAAGTCTTCTCACTGGCCATCTACTGTCGAGAGACGCTGCAACATTCGAAAATTTTCTGTACCTCACTGATTTTTCAGACCTGTTTAGTGCAGCATTTCTCAAAGAACGGGCTCGTACAACAGGAGCAACATTTGGCTGCTTCTCCTTAACTGAATTGCATGACTTGACAGCTAGCATGAACCTGAAGAGGTCGCGGATCGTGATCAAAGGAGTGTTGCTTAAACCTCTATAGGAAACAATCATTTGCTTCATAACATTGGATTTGCTGGTGTATCTGAAATCATCAATCACTTGATCGAGTTCAACTGAGCTGAGCATTTCTATAGCTTTTTCATAGTTATGTTCCATTATCCCAAAGCTTCCATGGCTAAATTTGTAACTCCACCGGCCAAACCACGTATGCCCATAAGCAACCCCATATAACAAACGCAAATCCATCAAATGCTTCTTGGATACATCTTCAACAGTGATTTTCCTATTTAAAAGAAAACAGATGAAAATATTGCGAGAACTTAACTCATACAAACAGAAActgatttcttgaaattaaagagaATTGGTCATTACCGAGCTCGGAAGTTAGTGCAAATGCGATCCCACAGGTCCATGACTTCACGGCCAGAGAGAAATTGCGATCCACCCTCAATTCCATTAACGCAAATCAAATGCCCAAATCCATTAGAATGAATCAAACCATGCAAAATATGAGTTTGATCATCAAAAACACCATCAT from Lycium barbarum isolate Lr01 chromosome 10, ASM1917538v2, whole genome shotgun sequence includes:
- the LOC132613669 gene encoding auxin-responsive protein SAUR68-like, producing the protein MMLSKKKLITMVKRWQKFAAKQRKRISFPRNETNTDSCSTSSSSIVEKGHFVVYTIDQRRYVCPLAYLENEAIAQLLNVSEEEFGLPSVGPITLPCDSAFMDYIISLIKKDIAVGDLHKALFLSIPSCCCTSTSYLHQESGNQQILVY
- the LOC132613670 gene encoding auxin-responsive protein SAUR68-like is translated as MNMISIKKLIKMARKWQKFAAKQKKRISFPRSNFHDAESCSTSSSFVSKGNFVVYTTDQKRFVVPLSYLQHEVIRQLLHTSEEEFGLPSDGPITLPCDALFMNYIISLLKRGVAADFQNALLVSLTSSRCSSDSHLQEQRNPQLLVC
- the LOC132613673 gene encoding PHD finger protein MALE MEIOCYTE DEATH 1; protein product: MGVEILEAYKKKKRRSNFYSFQNFLDPGYPITSMGTFRDNIRLFLQECAELEEYTVEGMSIWSTFLVHKKRGIVIPLYTIEENVKSSVRTFCDHCRCAGWSHHFVSKKKYHLIIPADSEWNKHLDDGVFDDQTHILHGLIHSNGFGHLICVNGIEGGSQFLSGREVMDLWDRICTNFRARKITVEDVSKKHLMDLRLLYGVAYGHTWFGRWSYKFSHGSFGIMEHNYEKAIEMLSSVELDQVIDDFRYTSKSNVMKQMIVSYRGLSNTPLITIRDLFRFMLAVKSCNSVKEKQPNVAPVVRARSLRNAALNRSEKSVRYRKFSNVAASLDSRWPVRRLEFTADVIVDALREKREATNRFGSCGMSRQEARDAARLHIGDTGLIDYVLKSMNNVIVGGYVVRRAVNRATRVLEYTIQELRNCDQPEQEKEYGNMSRCQDYYVNPGTDVHTDVFCLYNNLLLSFGQSDVMNFAVRTVLDSKQFVKEWLFRDDPDDSLLRFICCILPSCIGLEDLLTKGHPPGEVVEVPLHSTIGDLKKAVESAMRDTYCIMDNLMVTDIVGMEHLEDNEVLFGIVESGSELWVRGFGLDLDSELKNEGGSDTWKVNCRCGARDDDGERMISCDICEIWQHTRCCGIEDSEAVPPLFVCEACCNSLAPPRAENSFVFGHYGATALVPCDSQLGMDMIY